The Saprospiraceae bacterium genome includes a window with the following:
- a CDS encoding TonB-dependent receptor, producing the protein MKLFTFLFTILFSVQLSAQKIDGSVLENGTPVVFANVVLHNAADSTVQKFTYSDDNGHFLFENLNPGNYFIKISYIGLSDYNSELITVENNVNKSIGTISMFSSAATLDEVVVTAQKPLMEIKADRLVLNVAGSVLSTGDDALNLLRKAPGVLVDNNENITLLGKSGVVIYIDDKPSPLRPADLANVLKNMSSNDIESIEIISNPGAKYEAQGSAGIINIKRKKSNKAGLNGSVNSTLRQGVTTGFNSGLTMNYRNEKFSIMGTSGYFNGNNYNENNFDRLQNNLGFSTKNRNNNNSIGYNTRVSADYYLSKKSTIGVIAEFNYNDFTMNNVSNTTIGNTTYTAIDSVLLNNGNAVIESINRNLNANYYFDNGKETTFNIDLNYGRFTKDNNSYTPNFYTTPDLERVTSKYENRIITPTTIDIATFKMDYERKIGAGKMGAGLKSALVRTDNIFNFYNIEDETENLNINLSNRFKYDEWVNAGYINYNIKFKKTGFSAGLRVENSNTEGDLIAMVPQNDTLVKRSYTDFFPSLGFSYTMSDKHSFQLSYGRRINRPNYQDLNPFEFQLDQLTFEKGNAFLNPEYTDNIQLVHTFASRFNTTLSYSHTSDVITRLVDISGLKGSFITWDNIAYRKVLSVGISAPVSISEKWSTFTNVNAVHTRNRADFGEGKTIHLNVNSLNLYHQQTYQMGKGWNAEISGWYNTPSIWEGSFIMNKMWAMGAGFGKKFDEGRYRLSVNVDDIFKTNVWSGSSTFGDLQMNVNGEWDSRRVRATFSYNFGKQMNSKTRKRTSGLEEEQQRIKK; encoded by the coding sequence ATGAAACTTTTTACCTTTTTATTTACAATTCTTTTCTCAGTTCAACTTTCAGCTCAAAAGATAGACGGGAGCGTCCTTGAAAATGGAACTCCGGTAGTTTTCGCCAATGTCGTATTACACAATGCCGCAGACTCTACCGTTCAAAAATTTACTTATTCAGATGACAATGGACATTTTTTGTTTGAAAACCTGAATCCGGGAAACTACTTTATCAAAATATCATATATAGGTCTTTCGGATTATAACTCTGAATTGATTACCGTTGAAAATAATGTAAACAAATCTATCGGCACCATATCTATGTTTTCTTCCGCAGCTACTTTGGACGAGGTCGTGGTAACTGCTCAAAAGCCGTTGATGGAAATAAAAGCAGACAGATTAGTTCTGAATGTAGCAGGAAGTGTTCTCTCGACCGGGGATGATGCACTAAACTTATTGCGTAAAGCTCCTGGTGTACTCGTGGATAATAATGAAAACATCACGCTCCTGGGCAAATCCGGTGTGGTGATATACATTGATGACAAACCTTCTCCGCTGCGACCTGCAGACCTTGCCAATGTGCTCAAAAATATGTCTTCCAATGATATCGAAAGCATCGAAATCATCTCCAATCCGGGTGCAAAATACGAAGCGCAGGGATCAGCCGGCATTATCAATATAAAACGAAAAAAATCAAACAAAGCCGGTCTGAATGGTTCAGTCAACAGCACACTAAGACAAGGAGTTACTACGGGCTTCAATTCAGGGTTGACTATGAATTACCGAAATGAGAAGTTCAGCATCATGGGAACCAGCGGTTATTTCAATGGCAATAATTATAATGAAAACAACTTTGACAGATTACAAAACAATCTGGGTTTCAGTACCAAAAACCGGAATAACAATAATTCCATTGGTTACAATACCAGAGTTTCGGCTGACTACTACCTGTCCAAAAAGAGTACCATCGGCGTGATTGCAGAATTTAATTATAATGATTTTACAATGAATAACGTCTCGAATACCACGATCGGTAATACGACTTACACTGCTATAGATTCTGTGCTTCTAAATAATGGAAATGCTGTGATCGAATCAATCAATCGCAATCTGAACGCTAATTACTATTTTGATAATGGAAAAGAGACTACTTTCAACATCGATCTGAATTACGGAAGGTTTACCAAAGACAATAATAGTTACACACCCAATTTTTATACTACACCTGACCTGGAAAGGGTGACAAGTAAGTATGAAAACAGAATTATAACTCCTACCACGATAGACATTGCGACTTTTAAAATGGATTATGAACGTAAAATCGGAGCCGGTAAAATGGGAGCCGGACTTAAATCCGCATTAGTTCGAACGGATAATATTTTCAACTTTTACAATATAGAAGATGAAACAGAAAACCTCAATATTAATCTGAGCAACAGGTTTAAATACGATGAATGGGTAAACGCCGGATACATCAATTATAATATTAAGTTTAAGAAAACTGGCTTTAGTGCAGGTCTGCGTGTGGAAAACAGCAATACAGAAGGAGATCTGATTGCAATGGTCCCTCAAAATGATACATTGGTCAAAAGAAGTTATACAGATTTTTTCCCTTCATTAGGTTTTTCTTATACAATGTCTGACAAACACAGTTTTCAGTTGAGCTACGGTCGTCGTATCAACAGACCTAATTATCAGGATCTGAACCCATTTGAATTCCAATTGGATCAGTTGACTTTTGAGAAAGGAAATGCCTTCCTCAATCCCGAATATACAGACAATATACAATTGGTACACACATTTGCTTCCCGTTTTAATACAACACTCAGCTATAGCCATACATCTGATGTTATCACCCGACTGGTGGACATCTCCGGTCTGAAAGGATCGTTTATTACCTGGGATAACATTGCTTACAGAAAAGTACTTTCTGTAGGTATCAGTGCACCGGTTTCCATCTCAGAAAAATGGAGTACGTTTACCAATGTCAACGCTGTGCATACGAGAAACAGAGCAGATTTCGGAGAAGGTAAGACGATTCATTTAAATGTCAATTCTTTAAATCTTTACCATCAGCAAACTTATCAGATGGGCAAAGGGTGGAATGCTGAAATTTCCGGTTGGTACAACACCCCATCTATCTGGGAAGGCTCCTTTATCATGAATAAGATGTGGGCAATGGGTGCTGGATTTGGCAAAAAATTTGATGAAGGCCGGTACAGATTGTCTGTCAATGTGGATGACATCTTCAAAACAAATGTATGGAGCGGAAGCAGTACATTCGGTGATCTGCAGATGAACGTCAACGGAGAGTGGGACAGCCGAAGAGTCAGGGCGACATTCAGTTATAATTTCGGAAAACAAATGAACAGTAAAACCAGAAAAAGAACATCCGGTCTGGAAGAAGAACAACAAAGAATTAAAAAATAA
- a CDS encoding helix-turn-helix transcriptional regulator, whose amino-acid sequence MTAIKKHTTFGEQLRQLRETAGMTLREVAVNIDIDPSLLAKIERSQRQPTKHLIKNIADFFRVNEKELLDEFLSDQIAYKILDEEADLNILKVAEEKVAYIKTLRNE is encoded by the coding sequence ATGACCGCAATAAAAAAACATACAACATTTGGAGAACAACTCAGACAACTGAGAGAAACTGCCGGTATGACTTTGAGAGAAGTTGCGGTAAATATTGATATTGACCCTTCACTACTTGCTAAAATAGAACGTAGTCAAAGGCAACCTACAAAACACTTAATCAAAAATATAGCAGACTTTTTTAGGGTGAACGAGAAGGAACTACTAGATGAATTTTTAAGTGACCAGATTGCTTATAAAATTTTGGATGAAGAAGCCGATTTGAATATTCTGAAAGTCGCAGAAGAAAAAGTTGCTTACATAAAAACATTGCGAAATGAGTAA
- a CDS encoding Eco57I restriction-modification methylase domain-containing protein, whose translation MSKIINIKPFDQELPTDFADRLGIYYTQQVSSQHKKEKGQFFTPSPIARLMASYCDLTKKIIRILDPGCGTAILTCALIEHLIETPNDIEQIEIVAYETDPDLISFSRMALDYLKEWLLKQGIKLSYVLHMEDFVLENANALNKNQILSLFEETKKVTANFDIIISNPPYFKLSSDDKRAIAAQNLVSGQSNIYSIFMGIAAKLLSENGELIFITPRSFASGNYFKAFREQFFNTVQIEKIHLFNSRKDTFNRDSVLQETVVIKAIREKIDPNKKVLVSSSAGIKDIFEPSIKYFNSSELIDLNSKEKILHLPTSDKEERILNLVSVWENVLADFNIKISTGPVVSFRALDFIQNNYENGKVFLAPLFWLHNVNKMVLEWPKQLKEKGQFIKIESSSQSLLIPNKNYIFLRRFSTKDDKSRLIAAPYFCNYAKSDYIGVENKVNYIYRKHGHLDRDEVVGLCALLNSELFDTYFQIFNGNVNVSATELREMRFPPLNNIKEIGNKIILSNDYSITNVNNIVNELFVWEVIMN comes from the coding sequence ATGAGTAAAATAATAAATATCAAACCATTCGATCAGGAACTGCCTACAGATTTTGCAGACAGGTTGGGTATTTATTATACACAGCAGGTAAGCAGTCAGCATAAGAAAGAAAAAGGTCAGTTTTTTACACCTTCTCCTATAGCCAGACTTATGGCTTCTTATTGTGACCTGACAAAAAAAATAATCCGGATCTTAGACCCGGGTTGCGGCACTGCAATATTGACCTGTGCTCTGATTGAGCATTTGATTGAAACTCCTAACGACATTGAGCAAATTGAAATAGTTGCCTACGAAACAGATCCAGATTTAATTTCATTTTCTCGAATGGCACTTGATTACCTTAAAGAATGGCTTTTAAAACAAGGTATTAAACTCAGTTATGTTCTTCACATGGAAGATTTCGTATTAGAAAATGCGAATGCTTTAAATAAAAATCAAATTCTGAGTTTGTTTGAAGAAACAAAAAAGGTTACAGCAAATTTTGACATCATTATTTCAAACCCACCTTATTTCAAACTTTCCAGTGACGATAAAAGAGCCATTGCTGCACAAAATTTAGTAAGCGGACAGTCGAATATATATTCCATTTTTATGGGAATTGCCGCAAAACTCCTGTCTGAAAACGGAGAACTCATTTTTATCACCCCAAGAAGTTTTGCGTCAGGCAATTACTTTAAAGCGTTCAGAGAGCAGTTTTTCAATACAGTTCAGATTGAAAAGATTCATCTGTTTAATTCACGAAAAGATACTTTCAACCGGGACAGTGTTTTACAGGAAACAGTGGTAATAAAAGCAATCAGGGAAAAAATAGATCCAAACAAAAAAGTACTGGTTTCTTCAAGTGCAGGAATTAAAGACATTTTTGAACCTTCTATAAAATACTTCAACTCATCGGAACTCATAGATCTAAACTCAAAAGAGAAAATTTTGCATTTGCCCACAAGCGACAAGGAAGAAAGAATTTTGAATTTGGTTTCCGTCTGGGAAAATGTTTTGGCAGATTTTAATATAAAAATTTCAACGGGACCTGTTGTGTCGTTCCGTGCTTTAGATTTTATTCAAAACAATTATGAAAACGGGAAAGTGTTTTTAGCACCTTTGTTTTGGTTACATAACGTGAACAAAATGGTTTTAGAATGGCCTAAACAACTCAAAGAAAAAGGACAATTCATAAAGATAGAAAGTAGTTCTCAGTCTTTGTTGATTCCCAATAAAAACTACATTTTTTTAAGACGATTCAGTACTAAAGATGACAAGAGTAGATTGATTGCAGCCCCCTATTTCTGTAACTATGCGAAATCAGATTATATCGGAGTTGAAAATAAAGTTAACTACATATACAGAAAACACGGGCATTTAGATCGGGACGAAGTTGTCGGGCTTTGTGCATTGCTCAATAGCGAATTATTTGACACTTACTTTCAGATTTTTAATGGCAATGTAAATGTAAGCGCTACAGAATTGAGAGAAATGAGATTTCCACCATTAAATAACATAAAAGAAATAGGCAATAAAATCATACTTTCTAATGACTATTCAATCACCAATGTAAACAACATTGTCAATGAACTTTTTGTATGGGAAGTAATAATGAACTGA
- a CDS encoding restriction endonuclease, translated as MSKIEEAQEILRAIGLPPAQYNEMAALTFLAICNIKENDKWPKATRQSLGVTKGIMTFVNDNYGKTYAPNTRETFRRQVLHQFVQARVVDYNPDNPSLPVNSPRAHYALTSEVLEVVKAYKTRNWKKALQNFIDTVGRLSEVYLKGRELIQIPVVLQNGETLKLSAGKHNEVQAAIVEQFAPRFANGGMLLYLGDTAKKDLFVDEKGLKDLGIPIDQHSKLPDVVIYDSNRNWLFLIEAVTSHGPVSPKRLLELEDFLKNCKVGKVYVTAFPDMSEFKRHSNNIAWETEVWLMEVPDHMIHFNGDRFIGPR; from the coding sequence ATGAGCAAAATAGAAGAAGCACAGGAGATATTAAGAGCGATAGGACTGCCACCGGCACAGTATAATGAAATGGCGGCTTTGACATTTTTAGCAATTTGCAATATAAAAGAAAATGACAAATGGCCAAAAGCAACCCGTCAAAGTTTAGGGGTTACAAAAGGTATTATGACTTTTGTTAACGACAATTACGGTAAAACTTACGCTCCAAACACAAGAGAAACATTCAGACGACAAGTCCTTCACCAATTTGTTCAGGCAAGGGTTGTTGATTATAATCCGGATAATCCAAGTCTTCCGGTCAATAGCCCGAGAGCACATTATGCCTTGACTTCCGAAGTTCTGGAAGTGGTAAAAGCATATAAAACCAGAAATTGGAAGAAAGCTTTGCAAAACTTCATTGATACAGTTGGCAGGTTATCTGAAGTTTACTTAAAAGGTCGGGAATTAATTCAAATTCCTGTAGTACTTCAAAATGGTGAGACTCTTAAACTTTCAGCAGGAAAACACAATGAAGTACAAGCTGCAATAGTTGAACAATTCGCCCCACGTTTTGCAAACGGAGGAATGCTTCTTTACTTAGGCGACACTGCTAAAAAAGACTTGTTTGTTGACGAGAAGGGGCTTAAAGATTTAGGAATACCAATTGACCAACACAGCAAACTTCCTGATGTTGTAATCTATGACAGTAATCGTAATTGGTTATTTTTGATTGAAGCGGTTACTTCACACGGCCCTGTCTCTCCGAAACGACTTTTGGAATTGGAAGACTTTTTGAAGAATTGTAAAGTCGGGAAAGTTTATGTTACTGCATTTCCTGATATGTCAGAGTTTAAAAGACATTCAAACAACATTGCCTGGGAGACTGAAGTTTGGCTAATGGAAGTCCCGGACCATATGATACATTTTAACGGAGACCGATTTATTGGGCCAAGATAA
- a CDS encoding methyltransferase domain-containing protein: protein MENFDRKKHWENIYQTKELKDVSWFQPTPETSLDFFKQFNVPATAKVIDIGGGDSFLVDHLLDLGYQDISVLDISAAAIDRAKLRLGDKAKNVKWIVTDVATFKPTEKYDFWHDRAAFHFLTDEQEITNYLETAHQNINPTGVMVIGTFSEQGPKKCSGIEIKQYSETTLTNRMKKLFEKIDCKTVDHKTPFDTFQNFVFCSFRKLQSV, encoded by the coding sequence ATGGAAAATTTCGACCGTAAAAAACATTGGGAAAATATCTATCAGACAAAAGAACTGAAAGACGTTAGTTGGTTTCAACCGACCCCGGAAACTTCATTGGACTTCTTTAAACAATTTAACGTGCCTGCAACAGCAAAAGTCATTGACATTGGCGGTGGGGACAGTTTTTTAGTTGACCATTTACTGGACCTGGGTTATCAGGACATTTCAGTGCTCGATATTTCAGCGGCAGCTATTGACAGAGCAAAGTTACGACTTGGAGACAAAGCAAAAAATGTGAAATGGATAGTTACTGACGTTGCAACATTTAAACCCACAGAGAAATATGACTTTTGGCACGACCGGGCGGCATTTCACTTTTTGACAGACGAACAGGAGATCACAAACTATTTAGAAACGGCTCATCAAAATATTAACCCGACGGGTGTGATGGTTATCGGGACTTTTTCAGAGCAAGGTCCTAAAAAATGTAGTGGGATAGAAATCAAACAATATTCGGAAACAACATTAACCAACCGAATGAAAAAGTTATTTGAGAAAATTGATTGCAAAACAGTTGATCATAAGACACCTTTCGACACCTTCCAGAATTTTGTATTTTGCAGTTTCAGAAAATTGCAGTC